From a single Bombus terrestris chromosome 17, iyBomTerr1.2, whole genome shotgun sequence genomic region:
- the LOC125386665 gene encoding zinc finger protein 569-like: MHISLIRHLKRRCCMKKLSGYKCNFCNRKFSYKRHVQSHLFHAHGNAIFSGESKIMKTSPESLGKSNNSDGIVMAESNTLHSSCQENVNSSINISLKLSNSSNNTLTEASSSKIKSTHPKWLNDSYGTPSKRMKQTVLTDFISLYKDKLNDKWVSPEKVIYTENVPVTATIIPTPTLETFGNKTSTAAEVIQMSTSVKRIESPVRKRPFVQIHVNLKTMISSLRNEMKAESESSNTSHNMSYNLRPVKRCSSSLYDFCDLLEFETFGRSRQSFKRNKSPYIFNQSRRSAPEAKYKECVVRLEKCDKFLEPTSFVSNKDEDENEDAFKQAVSKNVKEEFKSFRETSSTCNLPLKADTIASKRFNEFVKSFADRLIVPQQELFEFQKNFKVNQQKIFQCHICQKSFSLKENLREHMKLFHTIYMSSICNARYTSINKLLTHYLRRHIIFKRRECCVCYEKFDTSALLKRHMILHCLKTIRSKKDAPPVDVEINCNASKKQHKCKGCRKRFWLYSCLKQHENVCRRMKILINKQRVNHLSRSLKEPSDMELGIVQSPDFEQMLDVSGETTRSFENYLAPSTLITDDTFSSSFDTAAKNKRLLKEITCVKGHQADKMNRTKFPCTTCGTQFQKFKNLSIHVRTYCQTATEKCNVCNTMFSTKRLLQFHILATHTPSCSVNYKFFCKFCNQGFVKKSNLQIHERHLHIGQDSRLELNSDCVVKDKPICNICHLLFESYERLVEHNMYYYKGNDFLCAICGKLFQGMYKFYHHNKLEHYSDVSWKLYPYKCDTCNEGFSYESHFHAHKLHVHSHDFLADEARDRDTSDQTFRMCS; this comes from the coding sequence ATGCATATTTCGTTGATACGTCATTTAAAGAGGCGATGTTGTATGAAAAAATTGTCTggatataaatgtaatttttgtaatcgAAAGTTTTCTTATAAAAGACATGTCCAATCTCATTTATTCCATGCGCACGGGAACGCGATATTTTCTGGTGAAAGCAAAATTATGAAAACATCTCCTGAATCGTTAGGAAAGTCGAATAATTCGGATGGTATAGTCATGGCAGAATCAAATACTTTACACAGTTCCTGCCAAGAAAACGTAAATAGCTcaataaatatatctttgaaaCTATCTAATAGTTCAAACAATACACTCACCGAGGCTTCCAGCAGCAAGATCAAGTCTACACATCCGAAATGGTTAAACGATTCGTATGGCACTCCTTCGAAAAGGATGAAGCAGACTGTCCTTACAGACTTCATATCGCTGTACAAAGACAAACTGAATGACAAATGGGTTAGCCCGGAAAAAGTTATTTATACGGAGAATGTTCCTGTTACTGCGACTATTATTCCAACTCCAACACTTGAGACATTTGGTAACAAGACATCAACAGCTGCAGAAGTTATTCAGATGTCTACTTCTGTTAAGCGAATAGAATCTCCTGTTAGGAAAAGACCATTTGTTCAAATTCATGTGAATTTAAAAACGATGATATCTTCATTAAGGAACGAAATGAAAGCTGAATCTGAAAGCTCTAATACTTCGCACAATATGTCTTACAACCTTAGGCCAGTGAAAAGatgttcttcttctttatatGATTTTTGCGATTTATTGGAATTTGAGACCTTTGGAAGATCAAGACAATCTTTTAAAAGAAACAAGTCCCCCTATATATTCAACCAAAGTAGAAGATCAGCACCTGAAGCTAAGTATAAAGAATGTGTGGTCCGTTTAGAGAAATGCGACAAATTCTTGGAGCCTACTAGTTTCGTGTCAAACAAAGACGAAGACGAAAACGAAGACGCTTTTAAACAAGCAGTATCGAAAAATGtgaaagaagaatttaaaaGTTTTCGTGAAACAAGCTCGACATGTAACTTGCCTTTGAAAGCTGACACGATTGCGTCAAAGCGATTCAATGAATTTGTAAAATCTTTCGCTGATAGATTAATCGTACCTCAACAAGAATTGTTTGAATTTCAGAAGAACTTTAAGGTCAATCagcagaaaatatttcaatgtcatatTTGTCAGAAATCGTTTTCTTTGAAGGAGAACCTGCGCGAGCATATGAAATTGTTCCATACGATTTACATGTCGAGCATATGCAACGCGCGTTACACGTCTATAAATAAGTTACTAACTCACTATCTACGTCGGCatattatatttaaacgaaGGGAATGTTGCGTGTGTTATGAGAAGTTTGACACTTCGGCATTGTTGAAGCGGCACATGATTTTGCATTGTTTGAAGACCATAAGATCAAAAAAGGACGCTCCACCGGTTGATGTTGAAATAAATTGCAATGCATCCAAGAAACAACACAAATGCAAAGGTTGTCGCAAACGATTTTGGCTATACTCATGTTTGAAACAACATGAGAATGTATGtcgtcgaatgaaaattttaataaataaacaacgtGTAAACCATTTGTCTCGGTCCTTGAAAGAACCAAGTGACATGGAACTCGGCATAGTACAGTCACCTGATTTTGAACAAATGTTGGATGTTTCGGGTGAGACGACAAGATCTTTCGAAAATTACTTGGCTCCGAGTACGCTTATTACGGATGATACTTTCTCTTCGTCATTCGATACAGCTGCAAAGAACAAAAGGTTGCTTAAAGAGATTACATGCGTAAAGGGTCACCAAGCGGACAAGATGAACAGAACAAAGTTTCCTTGCACTACTTGTGGAACACAAttccaaaaatttaaaaatttgtccaTACATGTGCGCACCTATTGCCAAACAGCCACAGAAAAGTGTAACGTTTGTAACACGATGTTTTCCACTAAAAGATTATTACAGTTTCACATACTTGCTACTCATACGCCTTCGTGCTCGGTGAACTATAAATTCTTTTGCAAGTTTTGTAATCAAGGATTTGTTAAGAAatcaaatcttcaaattcacGAACGACACTTGCATATTGGGCAGGATTCTAGACTGGAGCTGAATTCCGATTGCGTTGTAAAAGATAAACCAATCTGTAATATATGCCATTTGTTGTTTGAATCTTACGAACGTTTAGTCGAGCATAACATGTATTATTACAAGGGCAATGATTTTTTATGCGCAATATGTGGTAAGTTGTTTCAAGGAATGTACAAGTTTTATCATCATAACAAGTTGGAGCATTATTCGGATGTATCATGGAAATTGTATCCTTACAAATGCGATACTTGTAACGAAGGCTTCAGCTACGAATCACATTTCCACGCACATAAGCTACACGTTCATTCGCACGATTTCCTCGCTGACGAGGCGCGCGACCGCGATACATCGGATCAGACTTTTCGCATGTGTTCGTGA